In Clostridiaceae bacterium, the sequence CAAGATGAGAAAAGATTAAGAAAAAGATAAGTTTATGGAAAAAATCCTTAAGGAATAAATATAAAGAAAGCAAGCTAGAACAAGAGGGACAGAGAATATGGATATAGGAGCATTAGGCAAAATACCTCCACAAAATATAGAAGCAGAGCAGTCTGTTTTAGGATGCATGCTTCTTGACAAAGATGTAATTCCGGTTATTGCTGAAATATTAAAAGCAGAAGATTTTTATAGGGAAGATCATAAAGAAATATTTGAAAGTATAATGGATCTTTTTGAAGAGGCTGAACCTGTAGACATTATTACAGTATCGGATCAGCTTAAGTTAAGAGGTACTTTGCAAAGTGTAGGGGGACTGGAGTATCTTACAAATATAACTGCTTCTGTGCCCACTACGGCTAATGCCCAGCATTATGCCCGTATTGTAGAAGAAAAATCAATACTCAGGAAACTGATAAAAACTTCCTCTTATATTATGAGCCTAGGATATGAATCCTCCGATGATGTAGCTGTTGTTCTGGACAAGGCTGAAAAAAGCATATTTGATTTAATTCAGAAGAGAAATTCCCAGGGATTTGTTCACATTAAGGATGTCCTTGAAGAAACTTTTAACAGGTTGGAGGAATTATATAATAAAAAGGAACATATTACTGGAATTCCAACCGGTTTTACAGACCTGGACCAAAAAACTTCAGGGTTGCAGAATTCAGACTTAATATTGGTTGCAGCCCGCCCTTCCATGGGAAAAACTTCATTTGCACTTAATATCGCTCAATATGCTGCAATTTATAAGAGAATTCCTGTTGCCATATTCAGCCTTGAGATGTCAAGAAGCCAGTTGGTTAACAGGATATTGTGCAGTGAAGTTATGATTGACAGTCAGAAGATGAGGACAGGAAAGCTGGAAGATGAAGATTGGAAGAAAATTGCCCGGGCTTTAGGGCCAATTTCCGAAGCTCCAATATATATTGATGACACCTCCGGAGCATCGGTTATGGAAATCAGGGCAAAATGCAGAAGATTAAAACTTGAAAAGAATTTAGGACTTGTGGTCATAGATTATCTGCAACTTATGCAGGGAAGAGGAAAAAGTGAAAACAGACAGCAGGAAATATCTGAAATATCCAGATCTCTTAAAATACTGGCGAAAGAGATTGATGTTCCGGTTATTGCTTTATCCCAGCTTAGCCGTGCTCCTGAAACCAGAGCCGATCACAGACCGATGCTAAGTGATCTTAGGGAATCAGGTGCAATAGAGCAGGATGCAGACTTGGTTATGTTTTTGTATAGAGACGATTATTATAATCCTAATTCAGAAAAACAAAATATTGCTGAGATAATAATCGCAAAACACAGGAACGGTTCTACAGGAACCATCGAATTAAGATGGTTTGGGGAGTATACAAAGTTTGCTAATTTGATGAAGGAATAAATGAGGGATTAATGGTAAAGAAAGTACTTGAAACAATAAAAAAATACAATTTAATTGAAAAGGGAGACACTGTTCTTGTAGGAGTTTCAGGAGGACCTGATTCAGTGTGCCTCCTTCATATATTATATAAACTAAAAGATGAGCTGGAAATTGAACTTTATGCCGCTCATGTGAACCATATGCTCCGTGGGGAATTTTCAGATAATGATCAGGAATATGTAACTATCCTTTGCAAACAATTTAATATTCCTCTATTTACAAAGAAATGTAATATTATGGAAATGGCGGCCAGCCAAAGATTGTCCTTGGAGGAGACAGGAAGGAAAGCAAGGTATGATTTCTTTGAATCATGTTCACAAGAAATAAATGCTGATAAAATTGCTGTTGCCCACAATAAAAATGATCAGGCTGAAACAATATTAATGAATATTATTCGCGGAACCGGAACCGACGGTTTGAAAGGTATGGAACACCGCCGGGGAAAAATTATCAGGCCTTTGCTTGATATTAGAAGGGAAGAAATTGAAAAATATTGTGCAGATAATAATTTAAATCCAAGAATAGATGCTTCAAACAATGAAAGCATATACACAAGAAATAAGGTTCGGCTTGAGTTAGTACCTTTTATAGATAGACTATTTGATACTAAAGTAGTAGAGAGTATTTATAAAATGTCTCTTTTAGTAAGGGATGACTATGATTTTATAGATTCCTACACTGAAGCCCAATACAAAAGCAGTATTGAGGAAATAGGAGAGAATTCAGTGTCTCTCTCAATTAGTAAAATTACCAGTAATCATCCTGCAATAATTAAAAGGATTATAAGAAAAGCAATTGCTGATATCAGAGGGGATATTAATGGAATTCACAACAGGCATATCCAGGATGCTTATATGCTTTGCATTGAGGGCAGAACAGGAGCCGAGATTCATCTCCCTGGGGGCTTAAAAGTATTAAAATCTTATAATATTTTAAAAATATTCCATTCTGGTAAAGAAGATGTTGCAGCTGACTTTGAATCTCCTGTTACAGTACCGGGAGTTACCAGAGTTTGTACCGGCAATATGGAAATTATTGTAAACGCAATAACTATTGACAAATTTAAAACCGATTTACCGGATAAAAATGTTAATAGTGATGTTGAGAATTATAAAAAATTGAGGTATAATTCTTTAATACAATTTTTTGATTATGATAAGCTATATACGGGAATAAATATAAGAAATAGAAGAAATGGGGATGTTTTTTATCCATATAAATCCAGTGGTACAAAGAAGCTAAAAGATTATTTTATTGATAATAAAATTCCTAGAGAAATAAGAAACAGTATTCCGCTTATAGCGATGAATAATAATATAGTGTGGGTAATTGGCTACAGAATCAATGATAAATATAAAGTTACTGAAAATACTAAAAATGTATTGAAACTAGAAGTTACCATAAGAAAACT encodes:
- the dnaB gene encoding replicative DNA helicase, which gives rise to MDIGALGKIPPQNIEAEQSVLGCMLLDKDVIPVIAEILKAEDFYREDHKEIFESIMDLFEEAEPVDIITVSDQLKLRGTLQSVGGLEYLTNITASVPTTANAQHYARIVEEKSILRKLIKTSSYIMSLGYESSDDVAVVLDKAEKSIFDLIQKRNSQGFVHIKDVLEETFNRLEELYNKKEHITGIPTGFTDLDQKTSGLQNSDLILVAARPSMGKTSFALNIAQYAAIYKRIPVAIFSLEMSRSQLVNRILCSEVMIDSQKMRTGKLEDEDWKKIARALGPISEAPIYIDDTSGASVMEIRAKCRRLKLEKNLGLVVIDYLQLMQGRGKSENRQQEISEISRSLKILAKEIDVPVIALSQLSRAPETRADHRPMLSDLRESGAIEQDADLVMFLYRDDYYNPNSEKQNIAEIIIAKHRNGSTGTIELRWFGEYTKFANLMKE
- the tilS gene encoding tRNA lysidine(34) synthetase TilS → MVKKVLETIKKYNLIEKGDTVLVGVSGGPDSVCLLHILYKLKDELEIELYAAHVNHMLRGEFSDNDQEYVTILCKQFNIPLFTKKCNIMEMAASQRLSLEETGRKARYDFFESCSQEINADKIAVAHNKNDQAETILMNIIRGTGTDGLKGMEHRRGKIIRPLLDIRREEIEKYCADNNLNPRIDASNNESIYTRNKVRLELVPFIDRLFDTKVVESIYKMSLLVRDDYDFIDSYTEAQYKSSIEEIGENSVSLSISKITSNHPAIIKRIIRKAIADIRGDINGIHNRHIQDAYMLCIEGRTGAEIHLPGGLKVLKSYNILKIFHSGKEDVAADFESPVTVPGVTRVCTGNMEIIVNAITIDKFKTDLPDKNVNSDVENYKKLRYNSLIQFFDYDKLYTGINIRNRRNGDVFYPYKSSGTKKLKDYFIDNKIPREIRNSIPLIAMNNNIVWVIGYRINDKYKVTENTKNVLKLEVTIRKLKMED